In Streptococcus pneumoniae, the sequence CCCCTGCTTCCACATCCTCTAGTCCAGGGACACGTTCCAAGGTCATTCCCTCAGAAGCCTCTAAGACCTTCACTTTGGATTTTTTTAGATTTGGATCCAGACTTCCTGCCCAAGATTCGAGTGTATGAGAATGGTAAACAAAGACATCTGAATCATAGATGGCTGCGATATCATTTGCCGAAGGTTCAAAGGAGTGAATACCACTACTTGACTGAATCATCCGAACATCATTCAAGTCACCAGATACTTCCTTAACCATAGCGTAGATAGGATAAAAACTGGTCACAATTTTCATCCCCTTTCCTGTCTGACTTTCCTTTTGACCACAAGCCCCCAAGCACAAAAGAAAGACACTTAACAGGACTAAAAATAAATTTTGTTTCTTCATGAACAACTCCTTAACCATTTAATTAACTAGTAAATATTCTACTCCTGAAAATTTAATCTGTCAAGATATTTTTAGAAAAAATTTGAAATTTCTTTCACATATAAAAATCTACTGAGTGTCAACAACTCAATAGACTTTCACTTTATTCTTCTATGGTAGAATGCTTATAGCCATAAGTGAAGTAAATAATACTTCCTACTAACAACGCAACTAGGAAAGCAATCCAGGTATTCATATTATACTGTAACATGAAGGATAAACAAATGATGATCGATAAAATTGGTAACAGAGGTACCAATGGTGTTTTAAATTCCCCAGCTTTGGGCATTCCTTTTTCTTTCCGTAAGCGAATCAGACCATAAGCCAGCAGGATCAAGTAGGCTAAGGTACAAATATTTAAAAAGGCTGCAATACTGGCTAGCGGGAACATTCCTGCTGCTACTGCTGAAGCTAGACCTGTCAAGATAGTAGCATTCTTTGGTATCTTGCTAGTCTTCGTCAGTTCCTTAAAGGCAGCAGGCACTAAGCCGTCACGTGCTAAACTGTAAATCATACGCGATAGGGCATAGGTCATCGAAATACAAACTGTAATCAAGGTCAAGATAGCCACTAATGACACATAGTTGGCTGCCCAACTAATCCCAACACTACGAAGGGCAAAGGCAACGGCATCATCGACATTTAAATGACTATAGTGAACCACACCAGTCAAAACAAGGGTCACCAAGGCATAGAGAATGGTTACGATAGAAAGCGATAAGACAATCCCTCTAGGAATATTTTTTTGAGGAGTCTTGACTTCATCTACAGCCATAGAGATGGATTCAAATCCCAAAAAACCGAAGAACATCAAGGACGCACCAGCTATAATACCAGTACTAGCTCCATAGATTTGTCCAAAACCGTAAGGAGCAAAATTGCTCCAATTATCAAACTTAATATTCCAAATTCCTACTAAAACAAAGAGAGCTAAAGCGGAAAATTTCAAAATAACTAGAATCGAATTAAAGCGTAAGGCTGCCTTGGCATTTAGTAAAACAAGCGAAGTCACCAAGACCAAGACAAGAATAGGCAATAAATCAACAAATGTCCCTGCTTGAGGATTAAAGGTACCATTTAAAGCCTGAGGAAGGGCTATCCCGTATTGAGAGAGCAAGCCTTTAAAATAAGCTGCCCAACCCGAAGCTACGCCTGATATGGCTGTCATGAACTCCATCATGGTTAACCAACCAGCCAACCAGGCAGGGAATTCTCCTAAGATAGCATAGAGGTAACTATAGGCACCTCCTGTAGCGGGTACTCGCGAGGCAAATTCTGCAAAAAAGAGGGCTGATAATCCCACACACAAGGCAGAAATAACGATTGAAATCACTAGTGCTGGACCAGCAAGTGTAGCAGCTGCAGTACCTGTGATTGTAAAGACACCTGTCCCTACCATGGCTCCAATACCCAGCAAAATCAAATCCCATAACTTCAAATGCCTATGCATCTCTGTTTTATCTAAACTAACATTCTTTGTTCTAAATATATTCATCTTTGACTCCAAAATAAACTGATGATTCTATTTTACCATAAATATAGGAGATATGTGAATATTTATAAAATGTTTTTCTAAAAAAATCTGACTACCGTAACTTCTCAAAGTAACTTCCATCTCTCTCCCAAAACTGGAAGTTACTCTAAAACGACTCTGTTTTAGGGCTATTTGTCGTGCACTTTTTTCTGAGTCTTTTCGCTTTTGAACCCTTATATATCAAGAAAAAGAAAACCAGTGGAAGTTAGTCTAAGACGGATTTCCACTGATGTCACGCGTTTTTCTCATACTAAAAGCTAGGTTGTGGGAAACTGGAAGTTAGTTTTAGAAGTTACCAAAATCTGACTACATCTTGTAATCAGATTTTATCGATTCTAGTTCATTTCTTTAAATGCTGTTTCTGCATCCGCATTACTGATAGCACCAAATTGAATCTTTCCAATCTTTCCTTGGCTATCAATTAAATATTCTGTAGGAATGCTTCGAATTTGATAAGCTTGGAAGGTGGTTGCTTTGGTATCATAAAGAACTGGGATATCCTTATATCCTTGTTCCTGGAACCATTGTGGGAATTGCTCAACAGTTTTTTCACCTTGAATTCCTGGTGCAATGACAGTAAGAATTTCGAAATCACGATCTGGTTTCGCCGCTAGTTCCATCAACTCTGGCATACTTTTCTTGCATGGACCGCACCATGAAGCCCAAAACTTCAAGTAAACCTTTTTACCCTTAAAATCAGATAACTTAACTTCTTTGCCATCCATGGATTGCAATGTGAAGTTTGGAGCATCTTTTCCAACAGCAATTTGTTGTACAGTCGTTTGTTGTTTTGGCTGTTGTGCTGCTTGAGTCTTTTTAGTTTCTTCCTCACCACAGGCCATCAATACAACTAATGACAAGAGACTTAAGCCAGCAAACATTACTTTTTTCATTTGTCCTCCTTTATTCAAAAATTCCAGCTAGAACATTTACTTGTCCTAATAGTAACAAAATTCCCATTAAAACAATGAGGAAACCACCAATTTTCTTTAGTAGCATCATATGACGCTTGATTTTACTAAAATATGGCATGACTAGACCTGAAGCTAGTGCCAATACCAAGAAAGGAAGGGCCATGCCCAGAGTGTAAATGAGAGTATAAATCGCTCCTTGCCAAGCGCCATTGCCTCCAGAAGCCGCAAGTGCTAAAACAGAACTTAAAACTGGACCAATACAAGGTGTCCAACCAAAGCTAAAGGTAATACCAAGTAAAAAAGCTGACCAATAACGATTAGAATCTGATTTTTTAAAGGTAAAACTTTTTTGAACTTCTAATTTCTTCAAATGAAAAATTTCCATCTGGTGAAGACCCAAAATGATAATAATAGCTCCCATGCCATATCGAAACCAATTTGCATAGAGAATATGACCAAAGTAACCAGCACCAAAGCCTAGAATAAAGAAAATGAGAGAGATACCAGCGATAAAGCAAAGTGTTCGAATCAAGCCTGACCAGAGAACCTTTCTCCCAAACAAAGAAAAGCTTTTTGCACTTTCTTGATCATCCAATAAAATCCCAGCATAGACTGGCAGAAGAGGAAAAATACAAGGAGAAAAAAAGGATAAAACACCTGCTAGAAAAACAGAGATTAAAAATACTATCGTTTCCAATAAAGAACCAACTTTCTTAATAATTCTAATCCTATTTTACTATATTCAATTTTATTTGTAAGCTTTCTGCTACGCAAAATCGTATCGGGCACTATTGGACCAATCTTTTCTTTTGCTAGTCAAGGCGGATCTTATCCCCCAAAATAGCCAAAAAGCAACGACAAGGATTACTCATCGCTGCTTTTGTGAACGAAAATGTCTTTTAGGTCTGACATTTCATAAATCATGTTTTACTTGAGTTTGTCAAGGATTGCTTTAAGCTCCTCTACTAGTTTAGTTTCTGTCTCTGCTGAGCCATTTTCTTCTTTCACGAAATCAAGGGTTTCTTGGAGAAGGTTTTGGGCTTTGGCAAGGACTTTTTTATCCGCTTTTTCTGCATCTAGCTGTCCTAGAACCTTGATCAATTCCGTGCTTAATTGCTGGATTTCTGACTCTTTCTTACGGCGAATCAGCCAGAAGGCAATCACGCCTAGGAGGGCAAGTAGACTGACCACAATCACTCCTGCCGGAACTGAGTTTGTTTCAGTCATCTTATCTGAATCCTTACTATCTTCCGTTCCTTGTTTTGCATCCTTCTTGTCCTGTGCAGGCTTGCTGTCGCTAGCATTTGCTTTCACATCTTTGAGAGAGTCCAAGGCAGCCCAGCCTTCACAGACTCTACTGCAGTATGCAGACCTTACTCTGTCAAGGCACTATCTTCCGGAGCTTTTTGAGCATCTAGGAGGACAGCCTTGGTTGCATCGATTTTCTGATCAGATACTGTTGCCAAAGCTTTCAAGCGTTGGTCTAGCTCTTGACTCAAGGCACGAAGTTCAGACTTGTCAACTTGCTCTTGAGCTTGTGTGCTCGTTGAGCTAGCCGAAGCGCTTGCTACCACTCTAGGATCTTGAGTCGGAGCTGAGCTTGGAGCTGGGATAGGGCTTGCAGGTTGACTAGGAACAGTTATGATATATTGAAACTAGAATAGTACATATGGACTTCTAAAACATTGTTAGAATTCGATTTTACTGTCCTGATCGATTTGTCCTGTTCTTATTTCATTTTACTATAATAACCGATGGTGTGGTTAATGTTGGTAAGAGAAACTTCTGAAACCAAGCTTCAAAAAAGTCGCTCGTCATCGTCTCTTCGTAAGTCATTGGAGCGATTAACTCACCATTTGTTAGACCTGCAACCAAAGAAATCCTCTGATATCTTCTTCCAGATACTTTGCCTCTTCTTAACTGACCTTTTAATGAGCGACCATATTCTCGATAAAAATAAGTATCGAATCCTGTTTCGTCAATCTAAACAGGTGCTAGGTGCTTTAAACTATTAAAATTCTTAAGAAATAAGGCTACTTTTTCTGGGTCTTGTTCATAGTAGGTGTGGTTCTTTTTTCGAGTGTAGCCCATAGCTTTGAGCGCATAGTGGATGGTAGTTGGATGACAGCCAAAGTCAGAAGCTATTTCAGTCAAATAAGCGTCTGGATTGTCAGTAAGATAGTTTTTAAGTCTATCTCTATCAACTTTTCTTGGTTTTGTTCCTTTTACTTGGTGGTTTAGCTCTCCTGTTTTCTCTTTTAGCTTTAACCAGCCATAAATGGTATTACGTGAGATTTGGAAAACGTGTGACGCTTCTGTTATACTACCTGTTCGCTCACAATAAGAGAGAACTTTTTTACGAAAATCTATTGAATATGCCATAAAAAGATTATACCACATTGTGTACTATTTTTGGTTCATTTTACTATATTTTATAAGTTATAGTGTAGCATTCCAACTTCAAAGCACTATAAAGTAAATTGAAACAAGAACAATACAAACAATTCTCGTAAACGGATTGCAACCACAAAAAAGCAAGCATTCACAAGAATACTTACCTATCATGGGAGGAACAACCGTTCCTCTTTTTTATTACTAAAATTCAAAGAATTCCAATGCTTTTTTCAAGAGCAAATCCGTATATTCTGGATCTTCTTGGGCTACTTCTATTTCCCGCTGAACTTTTTCCAAATCATCTGTAATCACTCCATCTACTCCTAAGTGAAGAGATTTGCTGATAGCTTCTGAATCATTGACAGTCCAGACATAAAGTTTCTGATCCGTTGTCCATAGTTTGCTTACAAAATATTCATCCAAGGTTGAGTACTCCATAGTATATCCTGTCGCTCTTGTTTTAGGAAAGACAGAATTGTAGGGCATGATGAAATAAACTGGCAGTTCGGCATCATACTGTCTTACTTTTTCGACAACATGGTAGTCTAAAGACTGGATTTGATGTCCATAAATCTTGAGCTTTGCAGCATAACGGGCTAAAAAGCGGTTCATCATGTCTGGACTATCTTTTTTACTGGTTTTAATTTCAATTAGTAATTTTTGACCAAGTTCGTTGGCTCGACTGAGATAATCTTCAAAGCTTGAAATTTTAGTCTGGTAGCCATTTTCAAAAATATCAATCCCTTTAAGCTCCTCCAAGTTTAAGTCTTGAGGACTTTTATTGATACCTGCTAGATTTTTCAAGTTAGCATCATGCATCATGACAAACTGCCCATCTTTTGTTTCCTGCACGTCCGTCTCCACCAAGTCTGGTTTGAGTTGTGCTGTAGTTTCCAAGGACTCTACTGTATTTTGAATCCCATTTGCATTGGAAACCCCTCGGTGAGAAATAAGTTGAGGTAGATGAACCATGGGAGCCTCCAGATAAATATAACCTTCTAAGGCAAAGAAAAGACTGGCACAAGTCATGACACCCCATCGCACGATGTGATCTTTTTCTCTCCTAGGAAGCATATCCAGCTCCTTTCCTGTCAAAAATGAAACAAATTTAACCAAAAAATAAGTCAGAGCCATATAATAGAGATTTTTAATCACGACAAAATTCAAAATACCAAGAATCAGAGACTCTCTCTGAGTGATATCATCTACCAAAGTTTGAGCCAATAATAAAGGAATCAAAGGAAGATAAAATAATAAATGTGCTTTGAGCAAGATGTAAAATAAATTCCAAGCATAAAAAGTAACTCTCTTCTTGGTTTTCTCCAAGCTAAACATCACTGCTTCTCGAACAGTCAGCTGATCATATACAATCTTCGGAAGGGCAAACATCAATCTGACAGAGACATAGAGAAAGATAAGAGATAGAAGTAGGATGCTCAGCCACCACATCCAATATCTATCTTCTAAATAAGCTTGGATAAACTCTGGAATGACGATTTTATTAAGATAATAAATCTTCAGCATTTTCCGTATAAAAGGAAACAGCATAGCTATATAGAAAAAGATAAACAAGGCTTTAGCGCCAGTTAGCTTTTTCATAAATCCAAAACTTTCATGGAAAACCTTGCGGATATACTCAATTAGCCTTCGCTTTTCATTATAGAGGAGATGACGAGCACCAATAAAGAGGAGTCCTATTTGAAAATAAGCAACCAGAAGGTTAATTACAATCAAGGCTAAAAAAGCTAGACTAATCAATGGAGAATGAGTAAGGATGGCTAAGACATTGTTATAGGAAATAAAAAGATAACCTGTCTGATCTAATAAGAAGCTAGCCAACCATGAATTGAATGGTACCCACAAATACTCCACTATCATAAAAATCAAGAAAAATAGAAAGAGGATTTTATCAAGATTGAGGTAAATCTGTTTAAGACCCAATTTTTTAGGTTTTTCAGGTTTCATAGGCACTCCTAGTCAAATAATTGAGACAAGTCCAAGACACCAAAAGGATTGTTTGATAAGCTACTTTCTGTCTCTAACAATTCCCTAGCTTGATCCGACTCTAAGAAGGATTCGTAAACACGCGCCGTCATCCGAGCATCCTCTAAACTATTATGAGACTGACCTTGAAATCCAAGAAATGAGGCAACAGTTTGCAATTTGAGATTGGCAATACCATGTAAATCTGAACTCCGACGTTCAAAAGCTTCATCATACAAATCCACCTTGTACTGTTGGCTATAGTCTAAACCATGCTCTGCTAAAATAGGTAAATCACTTTTAGCAGCATTGTAGCCTATCATCAGCAAAGAACCCACAAACTCTTGGAATTCTTCTAAGACTTTCTCAACTGGAGGAGCATCTTTTAAGGTCTCAGCTGTAATCCCGGTCAAACCATTGATAAAGCTTTTTAGAGGGACGCTGGTATGAACATAGGAATCATAGGCATCGATTTCCCGACCATCTCTAAAACGCACTGCCGATACTTGAATCAAGTGTGTTTGTCCTTCGTGCTGATTAAATTCTAAGTCAAAAGCAATGTAATCTTCTAATCGTTCCATTCTGTACCTCTCCTCTACTATTCACAAACAAAAGAAGCCATCAGGTTAGCATTTAACCTAAACAGCTCCTTGATTATCCTCCAAATAAACGAGCAAAAAAGCCTTTCTTAGTGGATTGGACTTCTTCTTTTGCTTGGTCCAGCTCTAGCTTAAGATTTTCTTGATCCTTCATGGCTTGAAGGGTCAATTGTTGTTGCTGATCTAATTGTTTGTCTTTCTCAGCAATCTGACGGTCTTTGATACGCATCTGCTCGTCTTTTTCTGATAACTGACGATCCTTGGCTTTTAATTGTTCATAAAGACGAAGAATTTCTGCATTCTTCTCATCCACTAGAATCTCCATCAGTTCACGTTGTTTGACATCTTCACTGACAGGCTCATCTTCAAAAATCGTTTTTTTATAGATTTCTTCTAGCTTAATCAAGCCACTTCTGGTAACAACTGTTACCCCTTTGTCATTTTTATCTGTGTCTTCTTCTGGTAATTCTTTGACACGGTTATTGATTGCTTGGCGAGATAATCCTAAGACCTCTGCAATCTCACTGACGGTCATTTCAATACTCATAATATCCTCTGAAACGTTTTCTAGCTTTTCTTTACTTAAATCTTATCATAAGCTAGAAAAACTGTCAAATTTCCGCTTAATCTAAAGCCTTCAAAAAGGTCAACAAGACTTGGGCAGAGCGACGTCCAGCTTCGATAATAAACTCATCAAAAAAGATGTTTGCTTCATGGTTGGCATTGTCACTCATAGCTCTGATGACTAAGACTGGGAGATTGAGGGCATGCGCTGCTTGAGCAATAGCTGCCCCCTCCATCTCCACGGCTAAAACTTCTGGGAAATGGGACTTAATCGCTTCTATCTTGTCATTTCCTGCAACAAAACTATCTCCTGTAGCAATCAAACCAAGATGCCAGTTTTGGTCCAATTGAGATAAACTCTCTTGGATTTGAGCAACAAAGGTTTTGTCTGATTCGAAATAAAGCGGTTGTTGCGCCATTTGTCCATAAGCATAGCCAAAAGCTGTGACATCCACGTCATGATAGGCTAATTTGTCAGCAATCACGACATCCCCAACAGCGATACCTTCTGCTACTGCCCCAGCTGAACCCGTATTAATAAGGGCATCCACCTGGAAATGAACAGCCAAAATCGCCACACTCATAGCAGACATGACCTTACCAATTCCACTTTCTACAAGAACGACTTCATGAGAAACAATGGTTCCTGTATGATAGGTATTCCCCAAAACAACTTGCTCCTGGGCATTGTCTAAATGCTGGACCAGATAAGCCAGTTCTTCTGGCATAGCAGCAATAATTCCTATTTTCATTTCAATTCCTTTTCTATTACAAAAGTTTCATTGCTAAAACAAGCAAAATCAAGAGAAAGATGACCGCGAATAAGATTTTATTCAACTTAGAATTGAAGACATTTCTCTTGGTATTTTCAATGCGACGGCTTTTATGAATAGATGGTTCGACCTGAATCTTCAAGGTTTCCTGGCTAAAACCATGATCCTTAGGATTGGCATAACCAAAACGGGAAGAAGAGGTTGGTAAAATCTTAGTTTCCTCATTATCATCCAGCAAAGGAGGACCTGAAATTTTTTCGCCTCTATTAGCTCTTTCAATCATTTCATCCGTTAATAAAGATTTACCCATACTGACCTCCTCTATTTTTTCTGCAACTCCCAATACTGAACAGCCATAATTGTCTTGGCATCACAGATATGACCTGATTGGATTAATTCTTTCGCTTCTTCTAAGCTCACTTCAAGGACTTCCAAGGTTTCATCCTCATCCTGCGGACGCGGATTTTCCACTTTTGTCAAATCGCTTGCTAAATATAGTTTTAACTTCTCATTACAAAAGCCAATAGCTGAATAAAAATCGTACAAGAGTTCTAATTTCCCTGTATAGGCTGTTTCTTCCTCTAATTCACGAAGGGCAGCTGCGACAGGGGCTGTGTTTTCTCCTACTTCCAATTTTCCGGCTGGAATTTCGTAAGAGACAGCCTCGATAGCTTTGCGGTACTGCTTGACCAAGATAAGTTTTTGTTCATCCGTTACTGCTAAAACACAGACAGCCCCATTGTGGAAAATCAAATCCCGTTGGGCAGTTCCCTTGCCTTCTGGTAATTCAACCTGATCTTGGACCAGTTTAAATATTGGTCCTTGATAGATTTCTTTTCGGCTAAGCGTTTTTTCTTCAAACTCCATGATAGGCTCCTACTGGTTCTTAGGATGATGAGGAAGACGTGTTGCATATTCGTCTTTATTGATCTGACGACCGCGACCAATAGCAATAGCATCTGCTGGCACGTCTTTAGTAATAGTTGAACCAGCACCAACGAGGGAATTGTCACCAAGTTCTACTGGTGCAATAATGGTTGAATTTGAACCAACAAAGACATTGTCTCCAATGACTGTCTTGTATTTGTTTTTGCCGTCATAGTTGACTGTAATAGTTCCAGCACCGAAATTAACGTTGCTTCCCACTTCACAGTTTCCGATATAAGTCAAATGACCAGCCTTGGTATTCTCACCGATTGAAGATCCTTTCACCTCAACAAAGTTACCAATATGAACTTGGGCACCCAGACTTGAATTTGGACGAATGTGAGCATAAGGACCGACTGTCACACCGTCTGCAACACTACTTTCCTCAATCATAGAATTGGTAATGACCGCTCCTGCTCCGATAGTGCTGTCCACTACATAAGTACCGTTTGTCAAAACAGTCTCAGCACCAATTTTCGTTTGCCCTTTCAAGGTAACATTGGCTTCGATTTGAACTTCCGAAGCAATCTCAACATCAATATCGATATAAGTTGCTTCTGGATTGACAAAGCTAACACCGTTGACCATGTGTTTATGATTGATGCGACGACGCATAACTGACTCAGCTGTCGCAAGCGCCACACGGTCATTTACCCCAAGACTTTCATCAAAATCTTTCAAAGTATAAGCGCCAACTTTTTCACCAGTTTCACGGAAAATACCAATGACGTCTGTAATATAGTATTCGCCTTGAGCGTTATTGGTATTGATATTTTTCAAAGCCTCAAACAAACGCTTGTTGTCAAAGACGTATGTTCCAGTGTTGATTTCCT encodes:
- the ccdA2 gene encoding thiol-disulfide oxidoreductase-associated membrane protein CcdA2 — encoded protein: METIVFLISVFLAGVLSFFSPCIFPLLPVYAGILLDDQESAKSFSLFGRKVLWSGLIRTLCFIAGISLIFFILGFGAGYFGHILYANWFRYGMGAIIIILGLHQMEIFHLKKLEVQKSFTFKKSDSNRYWSAFLLGITFSFGWTPCIGPVLSSVLALAASGGNGAWQGAIYTLIYTLGMALPFLVLALASGLVMPYFSKIKRHMMLLKKIGGFLIVLMGILLLLGQVNVLAGIFE
- a CDS encoding EGFR-like transmembrane domain-containing protein — its product is MDSLKDVKANASDSKPAQDKKDAKQGTEDSKDSDKMTETNSVPAGVIVVSLLALLGVIAFWLIRRKKESEIQQLSTELIKVLGQLDAEKADKKVLAKAQNLLQETLDFVKEENGSAETETKLVEELKAILDKLK
- the macP gene encoding cell wall synthase accessory phosphoprotein MacP, encoding MGKSLLTDEMIERANRGEKISGPPLLDDNEETKILPTSSSRFGYANPKDHGFSQETLKIQVEPSIHKSRRIENTKRNVFNSKLNKILFAVIFLLILLVLAMKLL
- a CDS encoding 5'-methylthioadenosine/adenosylhomocysteine nucleosidase, producing MKIGIIAAMPEELAYLVQHLDNAQEQVVLGNTYHTGTIVSHEVVLVESGIGKVMSAMSVAILAVHFQVDALINTGSAGAVAEGIAVGDVVIADKLAYHDVDVTAFGYAYGQMAQQPLYFESDKTFVAQIQESLSQLDQNWHLGLIATGDSFVAGNDKIEAIKSHFPEVLAVEMEGAAIAQAAHALNLPVLVIRAMSDNANHEANIFFDEFIIEAGRRSAQVLLTFLKALD
- a CDS encoding NUDIX hydrolase codes for the protein MEFEEKTLSRKEIYQGPIFKLVQDQVELPEGKGTAQRDLIFHNGAVCVLAVTDEQKLILVKQYRKAIEAVSYEIPAGKLEVGENTAPVAAALRELEEETAYTGKLELLYDFYSAIGFCNEKLKLYLASDLTKVENPRPQDEDETLEVLEVSLEEAKELIQSGHICDAKTIMAVQYWELQKK
- a CDS encoding glycerophosphoryl diester phosphodiesterase membrane domain-containing protein, whose translation is MKPEKPKKLGLKQIYLNLDKILFLFFLIFMIVEYLWVPFNSWLASFLLDQTGYLFISYNNVLAILTHSPLISLAFLALIVINLLVAYFQIGLLFIGARHLLYNEKRRLIEYIRKVFHESFGFMKKLTGAKALFIFFYIAMLFPFIRKMLKIYYLNKIVIPEFIQAYLEDRYWMWWLSILLLSLIFLYVSVRLMFALPKIVYDQLTVREAVMFSLEKTKKRVTFYAWNLFYILLKAHLLFYLPLIPLLLAQTLVDDITQRESLILGILNFVVIKNLYYMALTYFLVKFVSFLTGKELDMLPRREKDHIVRWGVMTCASLFFALEGYIYLEAPMVHLPQLISHRGVSNANGIQNTVESLETTAQLKPDLVETDVQETKDGQFVMMHDANLKNLAGINKSPQDLNLEELKGIDIFENGYQTKISSFEDYLSRANELGQKLLIEIKTSKKDSPDMMNRFLARYAAKLKIYGHQIQSLDYHVVEKVRQYDAELPVYFIMPYNSVFPKTRATGYTMEYSTLDEYFVSKLWTTDQKLYVWTVNDSEAISKSLHLGVDGVITDDLEKVQREIEVAQEDPEYTDLLLKKALEFFEF
- the sdbB gene encoding thiol-disulfide oxidoreductase-associated lipoprotein SdbB, which gives rise to MKKVMFAGLSLLSLVVLMACGEEETKKTQAAQQPKQQTTVQQIAVGKDAPNFTLQSMDGKEVKLSDFKGKKVYLKFWASWCGPCKKSMPELMELAAKPDRDFEILTVIAPGIQGEKTVEQFPQWFQEQGYKDIPVLYDTKATTFQAYQIRSIPTEYLIDSQGKIGKIQFGAISNADAETAFKEMN
- a CDS encoding 3'-5' exonuclease, with the translated sequence MERLEDYIAFDLEFNQHEGQTHLIQVSAVRFRDGREIDAYDSYVHTSVPLKSFINGLTGITAETLKDAPPVEKVLEEFQEFVGSLLMIGYNAAKSDLPILAEHGLDYSQQYKVDLYDEAFERRSSDLHGIANLKLQTVASFLGFQGQSHNSLEDARMTARVYESFLESDQARELLETESSLSNNPFGVLDLSQLFD
- a CDS encoding APC family permease, translating into MNIFRTKNVSLDKTEMHRHLKLWDLILLGIGAMVGTGVFTITGTAAATLAGPALVISIVISALCVGLSALFFAEFASRVPATGGAYSYLYAILGEFPAWLAGWLTMMEFMTAISGVASGWAAYFKGLLSQYGIALPQALNGTFNPQAGTFVDLLPILVLVLVTSLVLLNAKAALRFNSILVILKFSALALFVLVGIWNIKFDNWSNFAPYGFGQIYGASTGIIAGASLMFFGFLGFESISMAVDEVKTPQKNIPRGIVLSLSIVTILYALVTLVLTGVVHYSHLNVDDAVAFALRSVGISWAANYVSLVAILTLITVCISMTYALSRMIYSLARDGLVPAAFKELTKTSKIPKNATILTGLASAVAAGMFPLASIAAFLNICTLAYLILLAYGLIRLRKEKGMPKAGEFKTPLVPLLPILSIIICLSFMLQYNMNTWIAFLVALLVGSIIYFTYGYKHSTIEE
- the rocS gene encoding chromosome segregation protein RocS, yielding MSIEMTVSEIAEVLGLSRQAINNRVKELPEEDTDKNDKGVTVVTRSGLIKLEEIYKKTIFEDEPVSEDVKQRELMEILVDEKNAEILRLYEQLKAKDRQLSEKDEQMRIKDRQIAEKDKQLDQQQQLTLQAMKDQENLKLELDQAKEEVQSTKKGFFARLFGG
- the glmU gene encoding bifunctional UDP-N-acetylglucosamine diphosphorylase/glucosamine-1-phosphate N-acetyltransferase GlmU, with the translated sequence MSNFAIILAAGKGTRMKSDLPKVLHKVAGISMLEHVFRSVGAIQPEKTVTVVGHKAELVEEVLAGQTEFVTQSEQLGTGHAVMMTEPILESLSGHTLVIAGDTPLITGESLKNLIDFHINHKNVATILTAETDNPFGYGRIVRNDNAEVLRIVEQKDATDFEKQIKEINTGTYVFDNKRLFEALKNINTNNAQGEYYITDVIGIFRETGEKVGAYTLKDFDESLGVNDRVALATAESVMRRRINHKHMVNGVSFVNPEATYIDIDVEIASEVQIEANVTLKGQTKIGAETVLTNGTYVVDSTIGAGAVITNSMIEESSVADGVTVGPYAHIRPNSSLGAQVHIGNFVEVKGSSIGENTKAGHLTYIGNCEVGSNVNFGAGTITVNYDGKNKYKTVIGDNVFVGSNSTIIAPVELGDNSLVGAGSTITKDVPADAIAIGRGRQINKDEYATRLPHHPKNQ